A single region of the Chionomys nivalis chromosome 5, mChiNiv1.1, whole genome shotgun sequence genome encodes:
- the Atp1a2 gene encoding sodium/potassium-transporting ATPase subunit alpha-2: MGRGAGREYSPAATTAENGGGKKKQKEKELDELKKEVAMDDHKLSLDELGRKYQVDLSKGLTNQRAQDILARDGPNALTPPPTTPEWVKFCRQLFGGFSILLWIGALLCFLAYGILAAMEDEPSNDNLYLGIVLAAVVIVTGCFSYYQEAKSSKIMDSFKNMVPQQALVIREGEKMQINAEEVVVGDLVEVKGGDRVPADLRIISSHGCKVDNSSLTGESEPQTRSPEFTHENPLETRNICFFSTNCVEGTARGIVIATGDRTVMGRIATLASGLEVGQTPIAMEIEHFIQLITGVAVFLGVSFFVLSLILGYSWLEAVIFLIGIIVANVPEGLLATVTVCLTLTAKRMARKNCLVKNLEAVETLGSTSTICSDKTGTLTQNRMTVAHMWFDNQIHEADTTEDQSGATFDKRSPTWTALSRIAGLCNRAVFKAGQENISVSKRDTAGDASESALLKCIELSCGSVRKMRDRNPKVAEIPFNSTNKYQLSIHEREDSPQSHVLVMKGAPERILDRCSTILVQGKEIPLDKEMQDAFQNAYMELGGLGERVLGFCQLNLPSGKFPRGFKFDTDELNFPTEKLCFVGLMSMIDPPRAAVPDAVGKCRSAGIKVIMVTGDHPITAKAIAKGVGIISEGNETVEDIAARLNIPVSQVNPREAKACVVHGSDLKDMTSEQLDEILRDHTEIVFARTSPQQKLIIVEGCQRQGAIVAVTGDGVNDSPALKKADIGIAMGISGSDVSKQAADMILLDDNFASIVTGVEEGRLIFDNLKKSIAYTLTSNIPEITPFLLFIIANIPLPLGTVTILCIDLGTDMVPAISLAYEAAESDIMKRQPRNSQTDKLVNERLISMAYGQIGMIQALGGFFTYFVILAENGFLPSRLLGIRLDWDDRTTNDLEDSYGQEWTYEQRKVVEFTCHTAFFASIVVVQWADLIICKTRRNSVFQQGMKNKILIFGLLEETALAAFLSYCPGMGVALRMYPLKVTWWFCAFPYSLLIFIYDEVRKLILRRYPGGWVEKETYY, translated from the exons ATGGGTCGTGGG GCAGGGCGTGAGTACTCGCCTGCTGCCACCACTGCGGAGAATGGGGGTggcaagaagaaacagaaagagaaggagctGGATGAGCTGAAGAAGGAGGTTGCCATG GATGACCACAAGCTGTCCTTGGATGAACTGGGCAGAAAATACCAAGTGGATCTGTCCAAG GGCCTCACCAACCAGCGAGCTCAGGACATTCTGGCTCGGGATGGACCCAACGCCCTCACACCACCCCCCACAACTCCTGAGTGGGTCAAGTTCTGTCGTCAGCTTTTCGGGGGCTTTTCTATCCTTCTGTGGATCGGGGCCCTCCTCTGCTTCCTAGCCTATGGTATCCTGGCCGCCATGGAGGACGAGCCATCTAATGATAAT TTATACCTAGGTATCGTGCTAGCCGCTGTAGTCATCGTCACCGGCTGCTTCTCCTACTACCAGGAAGCCAAGAGCTCCAAGATCATGGACTCCTTCAAGAACATGGTGCCCCAG CAAGCCCTGGTCATCCGAGAGGGGGAGAAGATGCAGATCAATGCGGAGGAGGTGGTGGTAGGAGACCTGGTAGAAGTGAAGGGTGGGGACCGTGTCCCTGCTGACCTCCGGATCATCTCTTCCCACGGCTGCAAG GTGGATAACTCATCCCTAACAGGGGAGTCAGAGCCCCAGACCCGTTCCCCTGAGTTTACCCATGAGAACCCACTGGAGACCCGCAATATCTGTTTCTTCTCTACCAACTGTGTGGAAG GCACTGCCAGGGGCATTGTGATTGCCACAGGTGACCGGACAGTGATGGGCCGCATAGCCACTCTCGCCTCTGGCCTGGAGGTCGGGCAGACACCCATCGCCATGGAGATCGAGCACTTCATCCAGCTGATCACAGGAGTGGCAGTGTTCCTGGGGGTCTCTTTCTTCGTGCTGTCTCTCATCCTGGGCTACAGCTGGCTGGAGGCAGTTATCTTCCTCATCGGGATCATCGTAGCCAACGTGCCCGAGGGGCTTTTGGCCACTGTTACT GTGTGCCTGACCCTGACCGCCAAGCGCATGGCCCGCAAGAACTGTCTGGTGAAGAACCTGGAGGCGGTGGAGACGCTGGGCTCCACGTCCACCATCTGCTCGGACAAGACGGGCACCCTCACCCAGAACCGCATGACCGTGGCCCATATGTGGTTTGACAACCAGATCCATGAGGCTGACACCACTGAGGATCAGTCTG GGGCCACATTTGACAAACGGTCCCCCACGTGGACAGCCCTGTCTCGGATAGCTGGTCTCTGCAATCGTGCTGTCTTCAAGGCTGGGCAGGAGAACATCTCTGTGTCTAAG CGGGACACAGCTGGTGATGCCTCTGAGTCAGCTCTGCTCAAATGCATTGAGTTGTCCTGTGGCTCAGTGAGGAAGATGAGGGACAGGAACCCTAAGGTGGCAGAGATCCCCTTCAACTCGACCAACAAATATCAG CTGTCCATCCATGAGCGAGAAGACAGCCCCCAGAGTCACGTGCTGGTGATGAAAGGGGCCCCAGAGCGCATCCTGGATCGATGCTCCACCATCCTGGTCCAGGGCAAGGAGATTCCTCTGGACAAGGAGATGCAGGATGCCTTTCAAAACGCCTACATGGAGCTGGGAGGACTCGGGGAGCGTGTGCTAG gCTTCTGTCAGCTGAACCTGCCTTCCGGGAAGTTCCCTCGGGGCTTCAAGTTCGACACGGATGAACTGAACTTccccacagagaaactctgtttcgtGGGGCTTATGTCCATGATTGACCCGCCCAGGGCAGCTGTGCCAGATGCTGTGGGCAAGTGCCGAAGCGCAGGCATCAAG GTGATCATGGTCACTGGGGACCACCCTATCACAGCCAAGGCCATCGCCAAAGGTGTGGGCATTATATCAGAGGGTAACGAGACTGTGGAGGACATTGCAGCCCGGCTCAACATTCCTGTGAGCCAAGTCAATCCCAG AGAAGCCAAAGCATGTGTAGTGCACGGGTCAGACCTGAAAGACATGACATCAGAGCAGCTGGACGAGATCCTCAGGGACCACACGGAGATCGTATTTGCCCGGACCTCCCCTCAGCAGAAGCTCATCATTGTGGAAGGATGTCAGAGGCAG GGAGCCATTGTGGCAGTGACTGGTGATGGGGTGAACGACTCCCCCGCGCTGAAGAAGGCTGACATCGGCATTGCCATGGGCATCTCTGGCTCTGATGTCTCTAAGCAGGCCGCGGACATGATTCTTCTCGATGACAACTTTGCCTCCATCGTGACAGGCGTGGAGGAGG GCCGCCTGATCTTCGACAACTTGAAGAAGTCTATCGCGTACACCCTGACCAGCAACATCCCTGAGATCACCCCCTTCCTGCTCTTCATCATTGCCAACATCCCACTGCCCCTGGGCACCGTGACCATCCTCTGCATTGACCTGGGCACAGACATG GTTCCCGCCATCTCATTAGCATACGAAGCAGCTGAGAGTGACATCATGAAACGGCAGCCGCGAAACTCCCAGACGGACAAGCTGGTGAACGAGAGGCTCATCAGCATGGCTTATGGACAGATTG GCATGATCCAGGCTCTGGGTGGCTTCTTCACCTACTTTGTGATACTGGCAGAGAATGGTTTCCTACCATCACGGCTGCTGGGTATCCGCCTTGACTGGGATGACCGGACTACCAATGACCTGGAGGATAGCTATGGGCAAGAGTGG ACCTATGAGCAGCGGAAGGTGGTGGAGTTCACATGCCACACGGCCTTCTTTGCCAGCATCGTGGTTGTGCAGTGGGCTGACCTCATCATCTGCAAGACCCGCCGCAACTCAGTCTTCCAGCAGGGCATGAA gAATAAGATCCTGATTTTTGGGCTCCTAGAAGAAACGGCTTTGGCTGCCTTCCTGTCTTACTGTCCGGGTATGGGGGTGGCCCTCCGAATGTACCCACTCAA GGTCACCTGGTGGTTCTGTGCCTTTCCCTACAGTCTCCTCATCTTCATCTACGATGAGGTCCGCAAGCTCATCCTGCGGCGGTACCCTGGGG GCTGGGTGGAGAAGGAGACATACTACTGA